A DNA window from Enterobacter asburiae contains the following coding sequences:
- a CDS encoding LexA family transcriptional regulator: MNELTPRQSEVYEAIKLHIEKVGFPPTLIELAELIGCSSQNAAAEHVKALKKKGYLSIAPGAARGITVVKTEWDTDPVEIIKGLLSGGEKARECAVEWLKKQGASL; this comes from the coding sequence ATGAACGAGTTAACGCCGCGTCAAAGTGAAGTGTATGAAGCTATCAAGCTTCACATTGAAAAGGTTGGCTTCCCACCCACGTTGATAGAGCTTGCTGAACTGATTGGTTGCTCATCGCAGAACGCTGCCGCTGAGCACGTTAAGGCACTAAAGAAAAAAGGCTACCTCTCTATTGCTCCTGGCGCTGCCAGGGGCATTACCGTCGTCAAAACGGAATGGGATACAGATCCGGTAGAGATCATTAAAGGCCTGTTATCTGGTGGAGAGAAAGCCAGAGAGTGTGCTGTAGAGTGGCTGAAAAAACAGGGAGCGAGTTTATGA
- a CDS encoding RusA family crossover junction endodeoxyribonuclease, whose translation MKLVLPFPPSVNTYWRAPNKGPLKGRHLISEKGRAYQSAACAAIIEQLRCLPKPSSSPAAVEILLFPPDARCRDIDNYNKALFDALTHAGIWEDDSQVQRMLVEWGPKVPGGRVEISITKHQPAVGVIR comes from the coding sequence ATGAAACTGGTGCTCCCGTTCCCGCCGAGCGTAAATACCTACTGGCGAGCCCCTAACAAGGGACCGTTAAAAGGCCGCCATCTTATCAGTGAGAAAGGCAGGGCATATCAGAGTGCGGCATGCGCAGCGATTATTGAGCAGCTGCGTTGCCTTCCAAAACCATCATCGTCGCCAGCAGCGGTGGAGATCCTTCTCTTTCCGCCAGATGCACGCTGCCGGGACATCGACAATTACAACAAGGCTCTATTTGACGCGCTTACACATGCTGGCATCTGGGAGGATGACAGCCAGGTACAGCGAATGCTGGTGGAGTGGGGCCCTAAAGTTCCGGGTGGCAGGGTTGAAATATCGATCACTAAACATCAACCAGCCGTAGGAGTAATAAGGTGA
- a CDS encoding DUF968 domain-containing protein, with translation MRAILTPEVAPMSGVVLFRPGNELLWLFRRGRVVIETPSEAIQHLPSGLIPEAHQPLTDDVSVHELFLNERVIQHAGGLSSLDAWLERKFECQWPHNDWHSKDFTIMRHAPGSIRLCWGCDNQLREQTTERLAGIAMQNLVKWLLERVNIMLGFGADHTLTLPEFCWWMVRNDLADLIPESVASQALRIKPESHSSVMRESEIVPSLPATEILQEKVKKVVSVKVDPESPESFMLRPKRRRWENDKYTRWVKSQQCSCCNNPADDPHHLIGHGQGGMGTKAHDLFVIPLCRAHHDELHADPVAFEAKHGDQLSLLIRFLDRALAIGVLA, from the coding sequence GTGAGAGCAATACTGACACCTGAAGTAGCACCAATGTCGGGAGTTGTGCTGTTCCGCCCAGGCAACGAATTGCTGTGGCTGTTTCGTCGTGGCCGGGTTGTGATTGAGACACCTTCGGAAGCTATCCAGCATCTGCCATCTGGGCTGATTCCTGAAGCACACCAGCCACTGACGGATGATGTCAGTGTGCATGAGCTTTTCCTGAATGAGAGAGTTATTCAGCATGCTGGTGGTCTTAGCAGTCTTGATGCCTGGCTGGAGCGTAAATTCGAATGTCAGTGGCCCCACAATGACTGGCACTCAAAGGACTTCACGATAATGCGTCACGCACCCGGAAGCATTCGCCTTTGTTGGGGATGTGATAACCAGTTGCGCGAACAAACCACTGAAAGACTGGCAGGAATTGCCATGCAGAACCTGGTAAAATGGCTACTCGAAAGGGTGAATATTATGCTGGGCTTTGGTGCAGACCACACCCTGACGCTGCCGGAGTTCTGCTGGTGGATGGTACGTAACGATCTGGCTGACCTAATTCCTGAATCAGTGGCTAGCCAGGCGCTCCGGATTAAGCCTGAATCTCACAGCTCAGTGATGCGGGAAAGTGAGATTGTTCCGTCTTTACCGGCGACTGAAATCCTCCAGGAGAAAGTTAAGAAGGTAGTCTCGGTGAAGGTCGATCCTGAATCACCGGAATCTTTCATGCTGAGGCCAAAGCGCCGCCGCTGGGAGAACGATAAGTACACCCGCTGGGTGAAGTCGCAGCAGTGCAGTTGCTGTAATAACCCGGCAGACGACCCCCACCACCTGATAGGCCACGGGCAGGGTGGAATGGGTACCAAAGCGCACGACCTGTTTGTGATACCGCTGTGCAGAGCGCATCACGATGAGTTGCACGCAGATCCTGTGGCATTTGAAGCGAAGCACGGCGACCAGTTATCGCTATTGATTCGGTTTTTAGATCGTGCGCTGGCAATAGGCGTATTAGCATGA
- a CDS encoding antiterminator Q family protein, whose product MRDIQLVLERWGGWAACDNSGVDYSPIAAGFKGLLPQTSQYRLSCTDDDALIIEGCLARLKKRKPYEHSLLVAHYLYGISKRKIAKARKKDEKIIRIEIQMAEGFIEGCLSMLDVQLDMD is encoded by the coding sequence ATGCGTGATATTCAGTTAGTTTTAGAACGTTGGGGTGGATGGGCCGCGTGCGATAACTCTGGAGTTGATTACTCACCAATCGCTGCAGGCTTCAAAGGACTTCTTCCACAAACGAGTCAATACCGCCTTTCATGCACTGACGACGACGCACTAATTATTGAAGGCTGCTTAGCGCGTCTTAAAAAGCGTAAGCCCTATGAGCATTCGCTCTTAGTTGCGCATTATCTTTATGGCATCTCAAAACGGAAAATTGCGAAAGCGCGAAAAAAAGACGAGAAGATAATACGGATTGAAATTCAGATGGCAGAGGGTTTTATTGAAGGCTGCCTTTCCATGCTTGATGTTCAATTGGACATGGATTGA
- a CDS encoding TIR domain-containing protein, whose amino-acid sequence MKVFISWSGQRSKVVAEIFSDWLKCVIQASQPWISTRDIDRGAIWFSEINDKLKDVSVGVVCLTQENKNKPWILFETGALAKGLTTNRVCTFLIDLNPEDLQDPLAQFNHTTPNNHSVWELTRTINACLVDKALDERILRQVFDTYWPQFEDSFNAALVNNPPQEVIPPRTEQDILTEILNNTRTLNQRVRQLEANNNELNANKTTKANITKNEIRRLNNQLESIMQSGIYNEDEVMASLDSYSLPEDFIRDQIRFSIINYRHKPLKVSIE is encoded by the coding sequence GTGAAAGTATTTATAAGTTGGTCAGGTCAGCGAAGCAAAGTTGTGGCTGAGATTTTCAGTGATTGGCTAAAGTGCGTAATCCAAGCTTCACAACCTTGGATCTCAACAAGAGACATTGACCGTGGTGCAATTTGGTTTTCAGAAATTAATGATAAATTGAAAGATGTTTCAGTGGGAGTAGTATGTCTTACACAAGAGAACAAAAATAAACCTTGGATTCTTTTTGAAACCGGCGCATTAGCTAAAGGCCTTACTACCAATAGAGTTTGCACTTTTTTGATTGACCTTAATCCTGAAGACTTACAAGACCCACTTGCACAATTCAATCATACGACTCCGAACAATCATAGTGTTTGGGAACTAACAAGAACAATTAATGCTTGCCTTGTTGACAAGGCTTTAGATGAGAGGATATTAAGACAAGTATTTGATACCTACTGGCCTCAGTTTGAGGATAGTTTCAATGCAGCCTTAGTTAACAACCCACCACAAGAAGTAATTCCTCCACGAACTGAGCAGGATATCCTGACAGAAATACTAAATAACACTCGCACCTTGAATCAGCGCGTTAGACAACTCGAAGCCAACAACAACGAATTAAATGCTAATAAAACCACAAAAGCAAACATTACAAAGAATGAGATTCGGAGATTGAATAATCAACTGGAAAGCATAATGCAATCAGGGATTTACAATGAAGATGAAGTTATGGCGTCTTTGGATAGCTATAGCCTCCCTGAAGATTTTATTAGAGATCAAATTAGATTTAGCATTATCAACTATCGTCATAAACCTCTTAAAGTCAGCATTGAATAA
- a CDS encoding phage holin family protein → MSDPVSGTTVATGGLMGASMFGLATGIDYGVVFGAFAGAVFYVATAVNISRLKLVGYFITSFIFGVIGAPLLGSYFSKWTGYSDRPLDALGAVIVAAIAIKLLTFVNSQDLGSLFGILSRLRGGGASNGNK, encoded by the coding sequence ATGTCCGATCCTGTTTCTGGCACTACGGTAGCGACTGGTGGTCTGATGGGGGCCAGCATGTTCGGCCTGGCAACCGGCATAGATTACGGTGTGGTGTTTGGCGCATTCGCTGGTGCGGTGTTCTACGTCGCTACTGCGGTTAATATCAGTCGCCTTAAGCTAGTGGGCTACTTCATCACCTCATTCATCTTCGGTGTTATCGGCGCGCCACTGCTTGGCTCTTACTTCTCCAAATGGACCGGGTATAGCGACAGGCCACTTGATGCGCTGGGCGCGGTAATCGTAGCCGCCATTGCTATTAAGCTGCTGACGTTCGTCAATAGTCAGGATTTGGGTAGCCTGTTTGGAATTCTCTCACGTTTACGTGGTGGAGGGGCCAGCAATGGTAACAAGTGA
- a CDS encoding phage holin family protein: protein MVTSDPSAMVNALICGVIVLALMFYQRGGARHRPLISLMAYFTVLVYASVPFRYLFGLYHESHWFVVLVNVLICAAVLWARGNVARIIDVLRHSHDQRRNF from the coding sequence ATGGTAACAAGTGATCCGAGTGCGATGGTGAATGCCCTCATCTGTGGGGTGATCGTCCTTGCTCTGATGTTCTACCAGCGCGGCGGGGCGAGACATCGCCCTCTGATATCGCTGATGGCTTATTTCACGGTGCTGGTATACGCCAGCGTCCCTTTCCGTTACCTGTTCGGCCTGTACCATGAATCGCACTGGTTCGTGGTGCTGGTGAACGTCCTGATATGCGCCGCCGTTCTCTGGGCTCGGGGAAACGTAGCACGCATCATTGACGTCCTGAGGCATTCGCATGACCAAAGACGAAATTTTTAA
- a CDS encoding glycoside hydrolase family 108 protein → MTKDEIFNAILGKEGGYVNHPDDKGGPTNWGITQAVARAHGFTGDMRNLTRQQALDILTADYWTGPRFDLVSEVSPAIAAELCDTGVNMGPSVQTKWFQRWLNVFNIQGSLYPDLIADGFIGPRTISALKSYLARRGKEGELVMLRALNCSQGQRYLELAEQRSANETFVYGWVKERVVI, encoded by the coding sequence ATGACCAAAGACGAAATTTTTAATGCCATCCTCGGTAAAGAGGGCGGCTATGTTAATCACCCTGACGACAAGGGCGGTCCAACTAACTGGGGGATCACACAAGCGGTAGCTCGCGCCCACGGATTCACCGGGGATATGCGGAACCTGACCCGCCAACAGGCGCTGGATATCCTGACGGCTGACTACTGGACAGGGCCACGCTTTGATCTTGTTTCTGAGGTATCACCAGCCATCGCTGCCGAACTGTGCGATACCGGCGTTAACATGGGACCATCGGTTCAGACCAAATGGTTCCAGCGCTGGCTGAACGTGTTCAACATTCAGGGCTCGCTCTATCCCGATCTGATTGCAGATGGTTTTATCGGTCCGCGAACTATCAGCGCATTAAAAAGCTATCTTGCCCGGCGAGGAAAAGAGGGGGAGCTGGTTATGCTCCGTGCCCTGAATTGCAGCCAGGGTCAGCGTTATCTCGAACTGGCAGAACAGCGCAGCGCGAACGAGACGTTTGTTTATGGCTGGGTAAAGGAGCGGGTGGTTATATGA